Genomic window (Geothermobacter hydrogeniphilus):
GCTGGCCGGGGGGAGTTTTGTGGAACTGGCAAGGGATCTTGACCGGCCGGTCTTCTACCTGACGCCGCAGATCAGGGAGCGGTTTCACCTGCGGGCGGTTCCTGCGGTGATCCGGCGCCGGGAGAAGATGATGGCGGTCCGGGAGATCCGGGTCGAGACGAAGGAGGGAGCGGAATGACCAGGCTGATCGCCGTGTTGGCGCTGGTTCTCTGTCTGGGGTCGACAGGCTGGGCCGTCTGCCGGTCGCGGCCCCTCAATCCGATGACAGATATCTGCTGGAGCTGCATCTTCCCGGTTCAGTTCGGAGGCCGGCTGACCATAGGCAACACGCAGGGGAACACGCCGCCCGAGGACAGGTCTTCTCCGGTCTGTGTCTGTTCCAATGGCGGCTCAGTCACCATCGGTACAACGGTCAGTTTCTACGAGCCGGCGCGGATGATCGAGACGGTGCAGGACCCCTATTGCTTTCCCTCTCTCGGATCACAGATGTCAAATCCGCAGCCGGGGTTTCTGGGCGGGGCGAAGGATGATCCGACGATTCATGGCGGGGCGAGGATCTTCCAGCAGGCGCACTATTACGTCCTGCCGGTTTTCCAGCTTATGAACCTGTTTGCCGACTTTCCCTGTCTGGAGCAGAAGGGGTTTGACCTGGCCTACATGACCGAGGTGGACCCGGTGTGGTCGAACGATACCCTGGCGTTCCTTCTCAATCCGGAGGCGCTGCTTTTCGCCAACCCGGCATCGCAACTGTCGTGCATCCCGGACAGTGTGGCGGCCAATGGCGGCTATCCGCTCGATCCGCTCTTCTGGTGCATGGGGTCCTGGGGAGGTTCCTACCCCCTGACCGGTTCCATCGAGGGGCGGGACGACACCACGGCCAATGCGGGGCTGGCGGCCCGGATGCTGTTCAAGCTGGGCCGGGAAATGCTGTTGCTCGATACGGGAACCAGCGCCTGCGGAGCGATTGTCACGCCGATCTGGCGCAAGAGTCTCTACCGGCTGCAGGAGGCCCGCCCGGTGCGTGGCAGCGAGTGTATTCCCATCGGTCGGTCCGATTTTATCTGGGGGTCGGGTAAGAATCCTCCCCGAGGCGCCGGACAGAACGCACCGAATAACTTTCTGTGGATTCTGACCCGGAAGAACAAGTGCTGCATCGGCTATTCACCGTGAGGAGTTGACCATGTGGATCAAGCACAGGAGCAGCTATATCAATCTGGAAAACGTTATCTCGATCTCGGTGGACAGAAGCCGGGACAGCTTGCGGCTGGTCCAGATGGACGGCGACGAGGTGTTCCTGTCTCTGCCCAAAGACCTGTCGGCGGGTGAGACCCACCGGAGGCTTAAAGCCCTGCTGGCCCCCTGTGAGCCTTTTGCCTCGCCGGACCCGATCCGGCTGGTTCCCGGCGACAGGGAAGAGCAATGAGCCTGCGCAGGTCGTTTCCGGTGGTGGTCTTCACGGCCGTGGTGGGGGCAGCCCTTCTTTCGGCGGGAGCAGGAAACGCGGAACCGTCCGGCAGCCTGCACGGGTCGGTGAAGGCGCTGCAGCAACGGGCGTCCGGCATGGACATTGATCTGGCCGGGAGAGATCCGGGCATGGCCCGGCGGGCGGAAACGCAGGCTGACAGGCTGGTGTCGCATTACCGGTCGCCGGAGTTCCAGCGGAAACTGAAACAGGAACAGGCCAGAATCCGCGAAATTCTCGGCCTGGAGGGACGAACGGATGACGCAGAAGGGGAAGATGCCCGCCAGGGAGGGTTTGGCCGTCCTGTGTACGTTTTCGTGTCGTCTTCCGTCCCGCTGCAAACCCTGCGGAACTACGCCGCCGACATGGCCGCCCTGGAAGGCTATGCCCCGGTGATGGTTTTTCGGGGATTTGTCGGCGGTGCCGGGAAGATCGGGCCGACGGCCAACCTGGTCGGGGAGATTCTCAAGGTCGATCCGGGTTGCGACCTGTCCGCCGGGGCGTGTGACGCCTGGCCGGTGTCGGTCACGGTCGACCCGGAGAAGTTCAGAAAGTTCGGTATCGACCGGGTGCCGGCTATTGCCCTCGATGAGGGGGACGGAAAAGACCCGCTGACGGTCTATGGCGACGCCAGTCTGCCCTATGCCCTCGGGCTGATTGCCAGGGAAATGCAGGGGGGCCGGAAAGCTGTCGCGGCGAAGAAAAAAGCCCCCTGATTTTCTGGAAATGCTGGTTTTCGGAAATCTGGAATCGCTGGACTTAATAAAAATAGTTCTGATGTCTGGAAAAAATGGACCTGAATTTGTCTGGGATTTCGACAAACCGGTTTCTGGAATCGCTGGCAGTTTTCCGGGACAGGGGTTCCCTCGGCACTCATTTAACAGAGAAAGACCTTTTTCAAGGAGACCTTTTTATGAGCGAAAACACTTCCCAGTTATCCCCCTCCTCCACCGTGGAGGCCGGGCCGGTTTCCGGAGAACATCCCTCCTCTCGTCAACGGCGGCCGGCCCGGATTTTTTTTCCGTGTGTGGCGATCAGCCTGGTGGTCAGCCTGATGTCGGCTGGCGGAGCGGTCTGTCTCTATGACCGGTATTTCGCCCAGAAGGTTGTGGCGGTTGACCTGCAGGGTTTTTTGAAGCGGCAGAAGGACGACTACCTGGACGGCAGGATCTCCGGGGAGGATCTGCAGCGGCGGATGGATGAGCTGGAGGCGTTTGTCGATCAGATCCCCGCGAACCGGTCGGTCATCCTGTCCGATGTGGTGGTCAGAAACGTCAGGGTGCTGAAGCCGTGACCGCCGAAAAACCGACCGGGAAGAAGCTGAAGTGGATCTGCATGTCGATGGCGGTTGTCGCGGCCCTGATCGGCTCCATGCTGCCGGGGCGGCTGTTCATCACCCTGACCCCTTCGATCAGGTACCGGCTGCTCTGGCTGACCTCGGATGTGTGGAACGTCCGGCATGGCGACTATGTGGCGTTCAGGGTGGACCGGAAACGCCTGCAGGGCCTGCTGTTGCCCGAGTCGTGGACGGAAGACGCCGACGGGATGATTACCGCCATCAAGCGGATTGGCTGCGACGAGGGGGAAACACTGCTTCGTACCGGGGCCGGGGGCCGGGACTTCTATTGCGGCGATGAGTTCCTGGGTCGCGCCAAGAAGGTGAGCCGCAAGGGCGAGCCGCTGCAGCCGGCCCAGATTGAGGGCGTGATTCCCCAGGGCATGGCGTTTATGGCTGGCGACAGCAAGGACAGTTTTGACTCACGCTATTTCGGCCTGGTGGACAAGCGGGCGTTTCTCAAACGCGCCACCGGGATTTTCTAGGAGTGCGATATGGACTGGCTGACGAATCTCAATCCTCTGTCCCATGTCGGGGCGGGTGAATACGCGACCTTCTGGCAGACACTGTTCGCCACGATCTTCCTTGGCGTCTGGAGCCGGATCTTCGCCACGATGCTGCTGGTTCTTTCGTTCTGGCTGGGTGTCCGGAGACGCAACTTCATGCTGGGCTTCTGGACGTTCCTGGGAGCGGGGTCGCTGGCCTACGGTGCGGCGGTCATGCGGTTTTTCGGGCTGCTGGCCCGGTAGGAGGAGAGGATGGGAAAAGACGATTCCACAGACATCATGCCGATGCCCGCCGGCCAGGAGATCCACCCGAAGGGGCTGCTGGAGGCGATTTCCTTCATCGAGCAGAACTTCTCGAACGAGCTGGGCGGCGCGATCCTGAAGGATACGTTCCTGACCACCAAGCAGCGGCTGGAGTTCTTCGAGGTCGGGTTCCGCAGTTCGTTTTTATCGGGGCTGATTTCTGCCCTTCTGACACCCGTCGCTATCGGCGTGGTCGAGCGGTACATCCCGATCTTCGGGGACGCGGACCCTTCCCGGTTCGACATGGCATTCGCCTTCCTGCTGGCGGTCGGCTATTCACTGGGCTTCGGGATTTTTCTGGCCTACGCCTGCACCAAGTTTGTCGGCGGCTACACCCGGTCGATGATCCGCAACCTGCTGGGCGGCGTGGTCGCCGGGTCGGTCCTGAAGGCGATCCTGGCGTTTCTCGGTTTTCACTTCATCTATTTCGTCCTGTTGTCGGACGCGAACATGCAGAAGGGAGCGCAACTGCTCTACAGGGCGAGAATCCCGCGCAATGCGGTGGTGACCGCCTACAGCTGGCTCTACGACTTCAAGCCGGTCTTCCTGACCTCGGCCTGGTTCATTGTCGGGGTGACCGTTGTCTTTATCGCCATCCCTACCATCTCGATGCTGCTGGCGCGGATCAGGAACCGGAAACTGATCAAGGCCGGCCTGGTGCATGTGGAGTGAGGCAGAAGAGGGGAATCGATTGTCATGCTGGACCAGATTGTCGATGTCGTTCTGAAAACCCTCTACGCGAAGAATTCAGGGCTCTACCATCATGCGCTGATGACCGGCCCTGCCGGCGGGAAATCCTGCATCCCGGGTTTCTGCTCCAGGAGATCGTCGAGGTGGTGGAACGGCTCTTTTCCGGGGGAACGGGAAAGAAAGGTGCTGCACGCTGTCCGGGTGGTTCCCGGACCGGTCGAAGGGAAACATGCAAGGCCGGTCTTGAGTGTTC
Coding sequences:
- a CDS encoding TraU family protein, with product MTRLIAVLALVLCLGSTGWAVCRSRPLNPMTDICWSCIFPVQFGGRLTIGNTQGNTPPEDRSSPVCVCSNGGSVTIGTTVSFYEPARMIETVQDPYCFPSLGSQMSNPQPGFLGGAKDDPTIHGGARIFQQAHYYVLPVFQLMNLFADFPCLEQKGFDLAYMTEVDPVWSNDTLAFLLNPEALLFANPASQLSCIPDSVAANGGYPLDPLFWCMGSWGGSYPLTGSIEGRDDTTANAGLAARMLFKLGREMLLLDTGTSACGAIVTPIWRKSLYRLQEARPVRGSECIPIGRSDFIWGSGKNPPRGAGQNAPNNFLWILTRKNKCCIGYSP
- a CDS encoding type-F conjugative transfer system pilin assembly protein TrbC, yielding MSLRRSFPVVVFTAVVGAALLSAGAGNAEPSGSLHGSVKALQQRASGMDIDLAGRDPGMARRAETQADRLVSHYRSPEFQRKLKQEQARIREILGLEGRTDDAEGEDARQGGFGRPVYVFVSSSVPLQTLRNYAADMAALEGYAPVMVFRGFVGGAGKIGPTANLVGEILKVDPGCDLSAGACDAWPVSVTVDPEKFRKFGIDRVPAIALDEGDGKDPLTVYGDASLPYALGLIAREMQGGRKAVAAKKKAP
- a CDS encoding S26 family signal peptidase; translation: MTAEKPTGKKLKWICMSMAVVAALIGSMLPGRLFITLTPSIRYRLLWLTSDVWNVRHGDYVAFRVDRKRLQGLLLPESWTEDADGMITAIKRIGCDEGETLLRTGAGGRDFYCGDEFLGRAKKVSRKGEPLQPAQIEGVIPQGMAFMAGDSKDSFDSRYFGLVDKRAFLKRATGIF